A window of the Virgibacillus pantothenticus genome harbors these coding sequences:
- a CDS encoding LLM class flavin-dependent oxidoreductase yields the protein MSIAKTFHHIPLSVLDLAPVNEGSNPSESFQHSVQLAKHVEALGFNRYWLAEHHNMPGIASSATSVLIGHIAEKTSHIRVGAGGIMLPNHATLVIAEQFGTLESLYPDRIDLGLGRAPGTDQATAYALRRTLNMRVEDFPMQVNELQDYFSKEPVSRVKAVPGQGLDIPIWLLGSSDFSARLAAQKGLPFSFASHFAPAYTIPALQLYREQFKPSEQLPKPHAMVGLNVIAADTDEKAQYIASSLQQQFLNLRRGQPTKLQPPIENIEAHFSAFELQAIEQTLNPTTTIIGNKEKVKQGLEHFLTKTEADEMIISSQIFHLEDRLRSFEIISELMDETSDGTS from the coding sequence ATGTCAATAGCGAAAACCTTTCATCATATTCCATTATCGGTGTTAGATTTAGCCCCAGTAAATGAAGGTAGTAACCCAAGTGAGTCCTTTCAGCATAGTGTACAATTAGCAAAACATGTAGAAGCGCTCGGATTCAACCGTTATTGGTTAGCAGAGCATCATAATATGCCTGGTATTGCAAGTTCAGCAACTTCTGTACTAATCGGACATATTGCTGAAAAAACAAGCCATATTCGCGTCGGTGCAGGTGGAATTATGCTTCCTAACCACGCAACACTTGTTATCGCAGAACAGTTTGGCACATTAGAATCACTTTATCCAGACAGAATTGATCTAGGTCTTGGACGTGCGCCGGGAACGGATCAAGCAACCGCTTATGCGTTGCGCAGGACGTTAAACATGCGTGTCGAAGATTTTCCAATGCAAGTGAATGAATTGCAGGATTATTTTTCAAAGGAACCAGTATCTCGCGTAAAAGCTGTCCCCGGACAAGGTTTGGATATTCCTATTTGGTTGTTAGGTTCAAGTGATTTCAGCGCAAGATTAGCAGCACAAAAAGGGTTGCCTTTTTCTTTTGCCAGTCACTTTGCTCCAGCATATACGATACCAGCATTACAATTGTACCGAGAGCAATTTAAACCATCGGAACAGCTGCCAAAACCCCATGCAATGGTAGGTCTAAACGTCATTGCAGCAGATACAGATGAAAAGGCACAATATATCGCCAGCTCCTTACAACAGCAATTTTTGAATTTGCGTCGTGGACAACCGACAAAATTACAACCACCTATAGAAAATATCGAAGCCCATTTTTCCGCATTCGAATTACAAGCAATTGAACAAACGCTTAACCCAACAACGACGATTATTGGTAATAAAGAGAAGGTCAAGCAAGGGCTGGAACATTTCTTAACGAAAACAGAGGCCGATGAAATGATTATTAGTTCGCAAATCTTTCATTTGGAAGATCGCTTGCGGTCCTTTGAAATTATTAGCGAGTTAATGGATGAGACGAGTGATGGAACTTCTTAA
- a CDS encoding catalase: protein MSKQRQDGAKQEQLDAYRVHDEGRKLTTNQGLKVSEDEFSLKAGVRGPTIMEDFHFREKMTHFDHERIPERVVHARGYAAHGVFEVYESMEPYTKADFLKEKGKKTPVFVRFSTVAGSKGSGELARDVRGFATKFYTQEGNYDLVGNNIPVFFIQDAIKFPDFIHAVKPEPHNGIPQAASAHDTFWDFVAHNQETAHMVMWQMSDRAIPRSFRMMEGFGVHTFRFVNDKGEATFVKFHWKPTLGVHSTVWDEAQKINGKNPDFHRQDLYEAIENGDFPEFELGVQLIAEEDADSFDYDILDPTKLWPEEEVPVKKIGKMTLNRNVDNVFAETEQVAFHPGHVVPGIDFTNDPLLQGRLFSYTDTQLIRLGGPNFHELPINRPVCPFHNNQRDGYGRHTINVGQVSYHKNGLAHNTPEPASPEQGGYEHYQEKVDGRKIRARSESFNDHFSQAVLFWNSMSEAEKQHIIDAFSFELGKVKNEDVQQQVVNMFANVSLDMVQEIAENIGVTAPKEGGSPITKTSPALSQENTVKTAATRNVAVLLDKGFHTKEVISVINRLVKQGIRPVVVANKRGEVAGADGQTIEASESFLTADSVLYDAVYVAGSRQMSEKFSQQATHFIHEAFHHFKPIGSSNDGATLLEDSGITHAKGVILESSVNDFVDAFSEAIAIHRFWDREVHF from the coding sequence ATGTCAAAACAGCGACAAGACGGTGCTAAACAAGAACAATTAGATGCTTATCGGGTTCATGACGAGGGAAGAAAGCTGACCACAAATCAAGGGCTAAAAGTTTCTGAGGATGAATTTTCATTAAAAGCCGGAGTACGTGGTCCAACGATCATGGAAGATTTTCATTTTCGCGAAAAAATGACCCATTTTGATCATGAGCGCATTCCAGAACGGGTTGTACATGCACGGGGCTATGCAGCTCATGGTGTTTTTGAAGTATATGAATCGATGGAACCATACACAAAAGCAGATTTTCTAAAAGAGAAAGGGAAAAAGACACCTGTATTTGTAAGGTTTTCAACTGTTGCTGGCTCAAAAGGCTCTGGAGAGCTGGCTCGTGATGTCAGAGGATTTGCTACGAAATTTTATACGCAGGAAGGAAATTACGATCTGGTCGGCAATAATATTCCGGTGTTTTTTATTCAAGATGCGATCAAGTTTCCAGATTTCATTCATGCTGTTAAACCCGAACCGCATAACGGTATCCCACAAGCCGCATCCGCACATGATACCTTCTGGGATTTTGTAGCCCATAATCAAGAGACAGCACATATGGTGATGTGGCAAATGTCAGATCGGGCGATTCCACGTAGCTTTCGTATGATGGAAGGCTTTGGCGTGCATACGTTTCGCTTTGTAAATGATAAGGGTGAGGCAACTTTCGTTAAATTTCATTGGAAGCCGACATTAGGAGTTCATTCTACGGTTTGGGATGAGGCACAAAAAATAAATGGTAAAAACCCGGATTTTCATCGTCAAGATTTGTATGAAGCCATTGAAAATGGGGATTTTCCAGAATTTGAACTAGGTGTACAATTAATTGCTGAAGAAGACGCGGATTCATTTGACTATGATATCCTCGATCCAACCAAACTTTGGCCGGAAGAAGAGGTTCCCGTTAAGAAAATCGGCAAAATGACCTTAAATCGGAATGTGGATAATGTATTTGCCGAAACGGAGCAGGTAGCATTCCATCCAGGACATGTTGTTCCTGGTATTGACTTTACCAATGACCCTTTATTACAAGGACGGTTATTTTCGTATACGGATACGCAATTAATTCGTTTAGGAGGACCAAACTTTCATGAACTACCGATTAACCGTCCAGTATGTCCATTTCATAATAACCAACGGGATGGCTACGGAAGACATACGATTAATGTCGGACAAGTTAGCTATCACAAAAATGGATTAGCTCATAACACGCCAGAACCGGCTTCTCCTGAGCAAGGCGGATATGAACATTACCAGGAGAAAGTCGACGGCAGAAAGATTCGCGCAAGAAGTGAAAGCTTCAATGACCATTTTTCTCAAGCAGTTTTATTTTGGAACAGCATGAGTGAAGCAGAGAAACAGCATATCATTGATGCATTCAGTTTTGAGTTAGGAAAAGTGAAGAATGAAGATGTGCAGCAACAAGTAGTAAATATGTTTGCAAACGTAAGCTTAGATATGGTACAGGAAATCGCAGAAAATATCGGCGTGACTGCCCCGAAGGAAGGGGGATCTCCTATAACCAAAACTTCTCCAGCTCTAAGTCAGGAAAACACTGTTAAAACAGCGGCAACGAGAAATGTAGCTGTTCTTTTAGATAAAGGCTTCCATACCAAAGAAGTGATTTCTGTGATAAATCGATTAGTAAAACAAGGAATTCGCCCAGTAGTAGTTGCGAATAAGCGTGGAGAGGTTGCTGGAGCAGATGGTCAGACAATAGAGGCCAGCGAGAGCTTCTTAACAGCTGATTCCGTTCTTTATGACGCTGTTTATGTTGCCGGAAGTAGACAAATGAGTGAGAAGTTTTCCCAACAGGCAACCCACTTTATTCATGAAGCATTTCACCATTTTAAGCCAATAGGTTCCTCTAATGACGGTGCCACTTTATTGGAAGATAGCGGTATTACCCATGCGAAAGGGGTTATTTTGGAGTCATCTGTCAACGATTTTGTGGATGCCTTTAGCGAGGCAATTGCAATCCATCGTTTTTGGGATAGAGAAGTTCATTTCTAA
- the htpX gene encoding protease HtpX: protein MGKRIFYFILTNVLVLVTISIIFMLIPGTWNYIGEDGQLQLGTLLIFSAIIGFTGSFLSLGLSRWMAKKMMGVHVLDPNDNLSQQEREIVDTVHRLSRSAGLMHMPEVGIYDAKEVNAFATGPSKKRSLIAVSSGLLHEMDGDAMEGVIAHEVAHIANGDMVTMTLLQGVVNTFVVFLARIAAFIVTRFVKEELAPIVHFLAILFFQIIFSVLGSLIVFAYSRHREFHADRGGADLAGKDKMRHALEALKMYSSRVREEEKSIATLKINGNKKASIFSTHPSLDERIHRLS from the coding sequence ATGGGAAAACGAATTTTCTACTTTATATTGACGAACGTTTTAGTGTTAGTAACGATCAGCATTATTTTTATGCTTATACCAGGAACATGGAATTATATTGGAGAAGATGGTCAATTACAGCTTGGAACGCTACTCATTTTTAGCGCCATCATTGGATTTACTGGCTCGTTTTTATCATTAGGTCTATCTCGTTGGATGGCTAAGAAAATGATGGGCGTCCACGTGCTCGATCCGAATGACAATCTAAGCCAGCAAGAACGAGAAATTGTCGACACCGTGCACCGTCTTTCTCGTTCTGCAGGTTTAATGCATATGCCTGAAGTAGGTATCTATGATGCAAAGGAAGTAAACGCCTTTGCTACAGGTCCTAGTAAAAAACGATCACTTATTGCAGTATCGAGCGGTCTGTTGCACGAAATGGATGGTGATGCTATGGAAGGAGTTATTGCCCATGAAGTTGCGCACATTGCTAATGGCGATATGGTGACGATGACGCTGTTACAAGGAGTTGTAAACACATTTGTTGTCTTCCTTGCTCGAATCGCAGCTTTTATCGTGACGCGCTTTGTAAAAGAAGAGTTGGCACCTATTGTCCATTTTCTTGCGATTTTATTCTTCCAGATTATCTTTTCTGTTCTTGGTAGTCTCATTGTATTTGCTTATTCAAGACATCGGGAGTTTCATGCTGACAGAGGAGGAGCTGACTTAGCAGGTAAAGACAAAATGCGACATGCATTGGAAGCTCTAAAAATGTATTCTAGTCGTGTACGTGAGGAAGAAAAATCAATTGCTACGTTAAAAATTAACGGCAATAAAAAAGCGTCTATCTTTTCGACACACCCAAGCTTAGATGAGCGAATTCACCGCTTATCGTAA
- the rlmN gene encoding 23S rRNA (adenine(2503)-C(2))-methyltransferase RlmN translates to MSKSSIYGLTYEQLKDWLMEHGQQRFRVDQVWNWLYKKRVHQFSDMKNVNKQTIALLEEHFVLGTLAEEVKQESKDGTIKFLFRLADGNLIETVLMRFNYGLSVCVTTQVGCNIGCSFCASGLLSKSRDLTSGEIVEQIMMVQKHLDTRGEEERVSHIVVMGIGEPLDNFTHLMNFIYVVNDDRGLNIGARHITVSTSGLAHKIYKFADTGVQVNLAISLHAPNNELRRSIMKINKAFPIEKLMKSVDYYLEKTNRRITYEYIMLKDVNDHQEEALQLAELLRNHRKLAYVNLIPYNPVDEHSHYQRSDSETIQMFFETLKGQGIHCGVRWENGADIDAACGQLRSKQIKKETAK, encoded by the coding sequence ATGAGTAAATCATCCATTTATGGATTAACATACGAACAGTTGAAAGATTGGTTAATGGAGCATGGACAGCAACGCTTTCGCGTCGATCAGGTCTGGAATTGGTTATATAAGAAGCGAGTACATCAATTTTCCGATATGAAAAATGTTAATAAACAGACCATTGCGCTATTGGAAGAGCATTTTGTACTTGGAACATTAGCAGAAGAAGTGAAGCAGGAATCGAAAGATGGTACGATCAAATTTTTGTTTCGCCTAGCGGATGGTAATTTAATTGAAACAGTGCTGATGCGATTTAATTACGGTTTATCAGTTTGTGTTACGACCCAGGTTGGCTGTAATATCGGGTGTAGCTTTTGTGCGAGTGGATTGTTAAGTAAAAGCCGTGATTTAACAAGTGGTGAAATTGTTGAGCAGATTATGATGGTGCAAAAGCATCTTGATACACGCGGTGAGGAAGAAAGAGTGAGTCATATTGTCGTGATGGGAATTGGTGAGCCATTGGATAACTTTACCCATTTAATGAATTTCATCTACGTAGTAAATGATGATCGAGGATTAAATATTGGCGCAAGACATATTACCGTGTCTACAAGTGGACTAGCTCATAAAATTTATAAATTTGCCGATACAGGTGTACAAGTAAATTTAGCTATCTCCCTTCATGCACCAAACAATGAATTGCGACGGAGTATTATGAAGATCAATAAGGCGTTTCCAATCGAAAAGCTCATGAAGTCTGTTGATTACTATTTGGAAAAAACAAATCGTCGGATCACGTACGAATATATTATGCTAAAAGATGTGAATGATCATCAGGAAGAAGCTTTACAACTGGCAGAATTATTACGTAACCATCGTAAGTTAGCATATGTTAATTTGATTCCTTACAACCCCGTAGATGAGCATAGCCATTATCAACGCAGTGATTCAGAAACGATTCAAATGTTTTTTGAAACGTTGAAGGGACAAGGCATTCATTGTGGCGTACGCTGGGAAAACGGTGCGGACATTGATGCTGCCTGCGGACAATTAAGAAGCAAACAAATTAAAAAAGAAACGGCAAAATAA
- a CDS encoding thiol-disulfide oxidoreductase DCC family protein, translating to MSKIILFDGVCHFCDQSVQFILKHDKQEQFLFASLQGDTGQKLVFEHKIINDLSSLILIDNDKYYSKSTAVLHICKELTGAWKLLYAFILIPKPIRDFFYDRIANNRYRWFGKKDSCELPSPDVRKRFL from the coding sequence ATGAGCAAAATCATTCTTTTTGATGGTGTGTGCCACTTCTGTGATCAGAGTGTACAATTCATCTTGAAACACGATAAACAAGAGCAATTTTTATTTGCATCGCTCCAAGGGGATACAGGGCAAAAATTGGTGTTTGAGCATAAAATCATTAATGATTTGAGCAGTTTAATTTTAATCGATAACGATAAGTACTACAGCAAATCAACAGCTGTACTTCATATATGTAAAGAATTGACAGGAGCATGGAAGCTGTTATATGCGTTTATTTTGATTCCAAAACCGATTCGTGATTTCTTTTATGACCGGATCGCTAATAATCGCTACCGCTGGTTTGGAAAAAAAGATAGCTGTGAACTCCCATCTCCAGATGTTAGAAAGCGGTTTTTATAA
- the wrbA gene encoding NAD(P)H:quinone oxidoreductase, with protein sequence MEKVKLAVIYYSSTGINYQLANWAKEAASEAGAEVRLVKVPELAPEAAIASNPAWQAHVEETKDVPEATSDDIEWADAIIFSTPTRFGNVAAQMKQFIDMQGGLWASGKTANKVVSAMSSASNSHGGQEATVLSLYTSMMHWGAIIVPPGYTNEVAFTSGGNPYGVSVTQGKDGKMVEDVEEAVKHQARRTIEVAKKIKA encoded by the coding sequence ATGGAAAAAGTAAAATTAGCAGTCATTTATTACAGTTCTACAGGGATTAATTATCAACTAGCAAACTGGGCAAAAGAAGCAGCAAGTGAAGCGGGTGCAGAGGTAAGACTTGTAAAAGTTCCTGAGCTTGCGCCTGAAGCAGCCATTGCGTCCAATCCAGCATGGCAAGCACATGTTGAGGAAACAAAGGATGTGCCAGAAGCTACTTCCGATGATATTGAATGGGCGGATGCCATCATTTTCTCAACACCAACTCGTTTCGGAAATGTTGCTGCACAAATGAAACAATTTATTGATATGCAAGGAGGGCTTTGGGCATCTGGTAAAACAGCCAATAAAGTCGTAAGTGCCATGTCGTCTGCCTCTAATTCCCATGGTGGACAAGAAGCTACTGTATTATCTCTATATACATCGATGATGCATTGGGGAGCAATCATCGTCCCTCCAGGCTATACGAATGAAGTTGCTTTTACATCAGGTGGTAACCCGTATGGTGTAAGTGTGACGCAAGGAAAAGATGGAAAAATGGTAGAAGATGTTGAAGAAGCTGTGAAGCATCAAGCAAGGCGTACGATTGAAGTTGCGAAGAAAATAAAAGCTTAA